One Streptomyces sp. CG4 genomic window, CACGACGGCGGCCGTGCCGACCCGATCCCGGTCTACGGCCCCGAGGGCACCGAGCACCGCCTGACCACGGCCTACGCCGACACCCCCTCCGCCTCGTCGATGAGCGAGGTCTTCGACTTCCACACCGTCAAGCCGTCCACGTTCGAGATGGGCCCGTTCACGGTGCACACCGAGCGGGTCCGGCACCCCGTGGAGGCGTACGCCATCCGGATCGAGCACGGCGGGCGGTCGCTGACGTACTCCGGCGACACGGGTGTCACCGAGGCGCTGGACGAGCTGGCCCGGGACACCGACCTGTTCCTGTGCGAGGCCGCGTTCACGCACGGCAAGGAGAACATCCCGGACCTGCACCTCAACGGCCGCGAGGCGGGCGAGACGGCGGTC contains:
- a CDS encoding MBL fold metallo-hydrolase, with the translated sequence MKLTVVGCSGSFPSAESACSSYLVEADGFRLLLDMGNGALGELQRHCGLYDLDAIFLSHLHADHCIDMLAYFVARYYRHDGGRADPIPVYGPEGTEHRLTTAYADTPSASSMSEVFDFHTVKPSTFEMGPFTVHTERVRHPVEAYAIRIEHGGRSLTYSGDTGVTEALDELARDTDLFLCEAAFTHGKENIPDLHLNGREAGETAVRAGARRLILTHIPPWTDPQVNLRDAREVFTGPVELAAPRATYEV